Below is a window of Gossypium hirsutum isolate 1008001.06 chromosome A12, Gossypium_hirsutum_v2.1, whole genome shotgun sequence DNA.
ACTTCACTAACATGTAAAGATAATGAATTTCTGATTTGTAGTTGAAGGTAAAGCGTTGAAAATGTAAGGGgtattatttgaaataaattacatGTAAAGCTTTATTTAACGTTAATGAAATGAttcattaaaatctaaaaaattagagATGATATTGCCAACTAATTTAGTCTATTCTATTCAAGAAATAGGCTTTGGTTTCTCAAATTGTTCCCAAAATAAAGcatgataaattgaactaaaatgCTAGAGAAATTTGACTTTTAAGACTTATCAAAGCAGagctttgatttttaattttattttaaaagaaaatagagaatACATTAAATCTGACAACTGGCAATGAAGGCTGAGGGAGTCTGAGTCCACCTTTAATAGAGCGGTAATTACGGGCTCCACTTCTCTTCTTTCCTCAACTTGTGTTTTGTCCTCTTCTTCAAAAAGCCCTCCACTTCTACACATATCAATTGGCCCGTAATTCCAATATcccttcaagggtattttaggaatCCAGAACTTTCTTCTTCATTTCCTCCGTGTCATCCTCATCTACCCCATCCTCACCGTCCATTCCCAATCTCCAAAATAAAACCCTCCCTcgtataaattttcaaattccctCTCTCGCCCACCATTTTCTCTCTCGAGATTTTTGAATCCCCGTTTCTAAAATTCCAATCTTTCCCTTCTTCTTCTCGGAATTTGACATGGACGGTGTGACGGTGGCGTCGACGCCTTCGCCGTCGTACTCTACGACGGCCTATGTGAGCTGGGACGAGGTGAATGTTTCAAGCGATAAAGGAAGGAGAGTGGTTCACTATTATTTGAAGAGAAGGGACGGCGTTTCAGATCTGGCTGTGATTGGTAAAGAAAAGAGCTTGAGGCACATGTCTTATCATTTCGCTATTAAGAACcgttctcttttcttctcttcgaCTTCTTTTTACAAGCTCAAGTCTCGCCGGGAGGTCGTCAATTGGCTTAATTCTGTCGTTTCCGGTAATTACTGCTTATAATATTATGTTTCTCTTCCTCTTATTCGTTTATTGAATCTTGAGGTTTTTGAGATTTAGGGCTTTGTTAGGGATTGCGCTGGGCTCAATATTATTAGGGTTTTTGTTAGATCTGAGCGTTTCTGGTGAATATTGATGAGATTTGATTCTATTAGGGCTTTTTTTCTCTCTGTTTATGTCTCCCTCAAGCAAGCAGTTTTTCACTACTCGATTTTGATCTcctttcttctttactttttctatttttaaaattttatctaatatACAATTTTGCAATACAGGTTGATTATACTAAGCATTTTTTTGCCCTTTGCCATAgcaataattatatatgttttttcaAAATTGGCTGGATTTTTTTGCCTGATGCAATGGATTGGTTTgggttttctctctctctctctctctcccaaACAACCAGTTTTTCGTTACTATTTTTATCTCCTTTACTTTTCTATTTTTTGAAGTTTATATGATTTGTAATTTTGCAATACAggccaaactttttttttttgcctttttcagagtaatatttatatatatttttcaaatttggctTGATTGGTTTTGCCTGATGCAATGGATTTGCCGGATTGGGTTTTTAGTTGGGTTTCTTTCgtctatatatatattgtaaatattCTCTTTTGAAATTATCCCTTTACCTTGATTTATTGTCTTTATTTTTAAACCTAACCCGTTCTTTCTTCTGGCTCTAAAGTAACCTGGGCTTTCTTCTCCGCTCCCTTTTTTGGATGAGGTTTTTATTTCTGTGATTGGCATGGTTCCGTTTGGTTCCACTCACCATTGTAAATATTAACTGTCTATAATCTGGGCTGCAGGATTGATTATTCACTTTTTAAGAGCCGATTGAGAGCGTCACGATTCTTACGCCCTCAAATATCTAGGTCAACATCTTTCATGACCAAACATTTTTGCTTTCAATGAACAAGTTTCATACCACAGAAATCATCTATTAATTCTTTTGAATGTGAAAAGAATCAATATAAGTTCTTGTTATTGTTTGCATCTGattttgattttccctttctCAAGTATAGTTGTTTTCATTATGTCTGTGGTATTGTTTTAGTCTTTGAGGCATCTTAACGGAATAGAGTATTTATGTATTTGTCTTACTAATTGCTGTTTAAAATGCACAGATTCTTCTTCACGTGAGTCTCACTGTTCAGTTGATGGCATTTGGAATGGAAAGGACGTGAAAAGTATGGATTTTGGAGCCGTCAAGGTATGAATTGTATTTTGAGTATTTCAATTGCTTTCTCGTCTGTCAATTCTTCACGtaatgatatttgaaaattttcattctaCAGGATCTTCAGTCACAAAAGCTGGTCCAAAAAGAATTTTTATGGTTAGGTTCTTCGTGGACGTGCAAGAGAAAAAAGAAACACTATGAGTCTTTCCGCAGGAATGGTGTAATAATTTCGGTAAGTATAATGGTCTATATCAACCCTTTCTTCCATTTGTGCTTTGTCATTTAAGGTTTACTGCATTTTACAGCTTGATTATATAGCTCATTCTTTTGTCCTTTTGTATCATATTCCCTTAAAATCTTATCAGGTTCACGACTTCGTTTATGTCTTAGCTGAGGAGAATAAACGACTTGTTGCCTATTTGGAAGATTTGTATGAGGTCTCTAGGGGCAACAAGATGGTTGTGGTACGATGGTTTCACAAAATTGATGAGGTTGATATTGACCTTCATCACAATTATAATTGCagagaaattttcttttctcattGTCTTCAAGATCTCAGTATTGAATGCATAGATGGATTGGCTACTGTCCTTAGTCCTTTGCATTTCAAGAAATTTTTGAATGAGGCAACACACACTCGGCTGGAGCCATTTGTATGCTGCAAGCAATTTGAAAATGATGTTAAGCCTTTTGATGTGACTCAAGTTAAGGGTTACTGGAAACAAGATATACTTAGATATATGTATGGTCTTTCTCCTTCAAATGATTGTGTGACTCGTCAGCAACGTGCTGACGACCTGAAAACTGTTTGGGATGTTGATGACGATGTTGGGATTAGGCCTAGAAAGAGATATTGTCGATCAAAAGATGATTATATGCACATGCATTTCAGTGGCAGTAGAGAGTCAATGGATACATCATTTGCAGATGTGCAAGACTTTCACAAAAGCAAAAATGGAAATGCATCATTCAATTTCAGTGGTGGGAATTTTGCGTTCCTGTCCACTGGTGAGGCTAAGCGATATTCTTCTCACCATTTAACGGTAGGTTCCGAGGTTGAAGTGCTAACTCAAGATAGTGGTATGAGAGGGTGTTGGTTTAGAGCTCGTATAATTAAGAAGCACAGAAATAAGATGAAGTTGCAATACCAAGACATCCAGGATGCAGCTAATGAAGCTAACAAATTAGAGGTATATATACTTCATGGGTTCATGGATCTCATATTGTTTAACTTTTATGTTTGTAGTTGTTTAATGCTTATGCATGGTTTTATCTTCTAGGAATGGATTTTAGCAACCAAGGTTGCCACTTCTGATGAAGTGGGTATTCGTGTTTCTGGCCGGACAACTATTCGACCGTCTTCACAATTCACCAAAGGTAGTACTTCATGTATTGGTGTTGGGTCTGTTGTTGATGTCTGGTGGCATGATGGTTGGTGGGAAGGCCTTGTTGTTCAGGAGTTGGAAGATAAATTTCGTGTTCATTTCCCAGGTTTGTAAATGGCTTTAAATCTTAATGTACGATTTTTTTATGCTCATGAATGGTGGAATATATATTGTTGTTTTTTCTTCCAGATCTGACATAATTGCCTTTGCAGGAGAAAAGCGGGAATCAGTCTTTGGTATCGGTGATATAAGACAATCTCAGGAATGGATAGGAAATCGGTGGATAAATATGAAGGAAAGGCATGATCTTGTGAGTACCATCATCCAGGCCGGAAAGCAAGAGGCAAGCAAATCCTATAATTTCAATACCGACAAAAACACCATTTGTGTGAGTGGACAGTGTGGTAAAGAAGCCACTGAGTGTAAAGGTTCTGCTGTTGAACCAGGAAATGAGAGGGCACAAGATGCGAGTGTTGTTCCAGATCTTTCAAAGGATGGTCGGCTTTCTCAGTTGAAGTGGAAGTCATCTAGGAAGAGAAAACGTGTGACTTCAAACTGTGTACGGAAACTGAATTGCAGTCGAAACCTCATCAAAAGCACTGCACAGTCAGTTGCTTGTGAACGATTTTTGATCCCTGCATCCTTAAAAGTCGATAATGAGAACTGCAAGAACATAGGTGATCCGTTATTCAGTTCTTCAGTAGTGCCGCCGCTAACAAGCTTGGTAATGACTAGGTGATTAGAGTTGTTGCTTTCTGTTTTGTTTGGAAGTGTTCATTTCGGAAGTCTGGCATTGCGGCATCCATCTCCCTCTTTTATTTCTTGTATGTAACTTTCAGCCTATGGGGCTCTTAACTTATAGAGTCTTGCAAATTTCAGGCTACAGTTTTGGATGCATTATAATAACCTGGTAGATCTCTAACTTACTAAACCTCGTTTGTCTAGGATGTTTCCATTAGGATATCTGCTTGTTTTGTATTCTATTTATTGTATTtggaaat
It encodes the following:
- the LOC107920038 gene encoding uncharacterized protein; its protein translation is MDGVTVASTPSPSYSTTAYVSWDEVNVSSDKGRRVVHYYLKRRDGVSDLAVIGKEKSLRHMSYHFAIKNRSLFFSSTSFYKLKSRREVVNWLNSVVSDSSSRESHCSVDGIWNGKDVKSMDFGAVKDLQSQKLVQKEFLWLGSSWTCKRKKKHYESFRRNGVIISVHDFVYVLAEENKRLVAYLEDLYEVSRGNKMVVVRWFHKIDEVDIDLHHNYNCREIFFSHCLQDLSIECIDGLATVLSPLHFKKFLNEATHTRLEPFVCCKQFENDVKPFDVTQVKGYWKQDILRYMYGLSPSNDCVTRQQRADDLKTVWDVDDDVGIRPRKRYCRSKDDYMHMHFSGSRESMDTSFADVQDFHKSKNGNASFNFSGGNFAFLSTGEAKRYSSHHLTVGSEVEVLTQDSGMRGCWFRARIIKKHRNKMKLQYQDIQDAANEANKLEEWILATKVATSDEVGIRVSGRTTIRPSSQFTKGSTSCIGVGSVVDVWWHDGWWEGLVVQELEDKFRVHFPGEKRESVFGIGDIRQSQEWIGNRWINMKERHDLVSTIIQAGKQEASKSYNFNTDKNTICVSGQCGKEATECKGSAVEPGNERAQDASVVPDLSKDGRLSQLKWKSSRKRKRVTSNCVRKLNCSRNLIKSTAQSVACERFLIPASLKVDNENCKNIGDPLFSSSVVPPLTSLVMTR